Proteins encoded within one genomic window of Alteribacter populi:
- the eno gene encoding phosphopyruvate hydratase has protein sequence MTAIFDVYARQVLDSRGNPTVEVEVTLESGAFGRALVPSGASTGEYEAVELRDGGDAWMGKGVTKAVENVNEVIAPELVGFDALDQVGIDQLMIEIDGTENKEKLGANAILGVSIAVARAAAEALGVPLYTYLGGFNAKTLPTPMLNILNGGEHADNNVDIQEFMIMPVGAEKFGDALRMGAEIFHNLKKVLKDKGYNTAVGDEGGFAPNLSSNEEALSTIIEAIEKAGYKPGDDIVLAMDVAASEIYEDGKYNLKGEGVVKTSEEMVAYYEDLCSKYPIVSIEDGLDENDWDGFKKLTDSLGDKVQLVGDDLFVTNTNKLSQGIEQGVGNSILIKVNQIGTLTETFDAIEMAKRSGYTSVISHRSGETEDSTIADIAVATNAGQIKTGAPSRTDRVAKYNQLLRIEDELEYIGRYAGRDAFYHLSK, from the coding sequence ATGACGGCAATTTTTGATGTATATGCACGTCAAGTATTGGATTCTCGCGGGAATCCGACTGTAGAAGTTGAAGTAACTCTTGAAAGCGGCGCATTCGGCCGTGCCCTCGTACCAAGTGGCGCATCTACTGGAGAATATGAAGCAGTAGAGCTTCGCGATGGTGGAGACGCTTGGATGGGTAAAGGCGTTACAAAAGCTGTTGAAAACGTAAACGAAGTCATCGCACCAGAACTTGTTGGTTTTGATGCATTAGATCAAGTTGGCATTGACCAATTAATGATCGAAATTGATGGAACGGAAAATAAAGAAAAATTAGGTGCAAACGCGATCCTTGGTGTTTCTATCGCTGTTGCTCGAGCGGCTGCTGAAGCACTCGGTGTACCTCTTTATACTTACCTTGGAGGCTTCAACGCTAAGACGCTTCCAACACCAATGCTGAATATCTTAAACGGTGGTGAGCACGCAGACAACAACGTCGATATTCAAGAATTCATGATAATGCCAGTTGGAGCTGAAAAATTCGGCGATGCGCTTCGTATGGGAGCGGAAATTTTTCACAACTTGAAAAAAGTATTAAAAGATAAAGGCTATAACACAGCTGTAGGTGATGAAGGTGGATTCGCTCCTAACCTGTCATCCAACGAAGAAGCGCTTTCTACTATTATCGAAGCGATTGAAAAAGCTGGTTACAAGCCAGGTGATGATATCGTTCTTGCCATGGACGTAGCAGCTTCTGAAATTTATGAAGACGGCAAGTACAACTTGAAAGGTGAAGGTGTTGTAAAAACGTCTGAAGAGATGGTCGCTTACTACGAAGACCTTTGCTCTAAGTACCCAATCGTTTCTATTGAAGACGGTTTGGACGAAAACGACTGGGACGGATTCAAGAAGCTAACCGATTCTCTCGGTGATAAGGTTCAGCTTGTTGGCGATGACCTTTTCGTAACGAACACAAACAAGCTTTCTCAAGGCATTGAGCAAGGTGTTGGAAACTCAATCTTGATCAAAGTGAACCAAATCGGTACGTTGACTGAAACGTTCGACGCAATCGAAATGGCGAAGCGTTCAGGTTACACCTCCGTAATTTCTCACCGCTCTGGTGAAACAGAAGACAGCACGATTGCTGACATCGCTGTTGCAACAAACGCAGGACAAATTAAAACAGGGGCACCGTCTCGTACTGACCGTGTAGCAAAATACAATCAGCTTCTTCGCATTGAAGACGAGCTCGAGTACATCGGCCGTTACGCTGGCCGTGACGCGTTCTATCACTTAAGCAAGTAA
- the gpmI gene encoding 2,3-bisphosphoglycerate-independent phosphoglycerate mutase, translated as MSKKPTALIILDGFALRDEKKGNAVEKAKKPNFDRYWEEYPHAALTASGEAVGLPKGQMGNSEVGHLNIGAGRVVYQSLTRVNMAIREREFFANETFLNAMEHVKTKGTNLHIYGLLSDGGIHSHIDHMFALLEMAKANGVEQVYLHGFLDGRDVGPQSAEKYIKETQDKLKELGIGEIASIQGRYYAMDRDKRWDRVEKSYRAMVHGDGLKYRNALDALEDSYKNDIHDEFVLPSVMTKEDGETPVGTIQDDDAIIFFNFRPDRAIQMSQVFTNAEFSNFDRGKKFPNNVHYVCLTHFSETVDGFVAFEPANLDNTLGEVVSKAGLTQLRISETEKYPHVTFFFSGGREEKFEGEERVLIDSPKVATYDLKPEMSVYEVTDALVGEIEQDKHDMIILNYANPDMVGHSGKMDPTVKAIEAVDECLGRVVNKIVEKGGHAIITADHGNSDEIETMEGKPMTAHTTNPVPVIVTDKDVQIREDGILGDLAPTMLQLLGVDQPKEMTGKSLIKD; from the coding sequence ATGAGTAAAAAACCAACCGCACTGATCATCTTGGATGGTTTTGCGTTGCGCGATGAGAAAAAAGGAAATGCTGTTGAAAAAGCAAAAAAGCCGAACTTTGACCGTTACTGGGAAGAGTATCCCCATGCCGCCCTCACCGCTAGTGGTGAAGCGGTAGGTCTTCCAAAAGGGCAGATGGGGAACTCTGAAGTGGGGCACTTAAATATCGGTGCAGGCCGCGTTGTTTATCAAAGTTTGACGCGTGTGAACATGGCCATTCGGGAACGGGAATTCTTTGCGAATGAAACATTTCTAAATGCAATGGAACATGTAAAAACAAAAGGAACGAACCTTCACATATACGGGCTTTTATCTGATGGAGGTATTCACAGTCATATTGACCATATGTTTGCACTGCTTGAGATGGCAAAAGCAAACGGTGTCGAGCAAGTTTACCTGCACGGGTTTTTAGATGGTCGTGACGTAGGGCCGCAATCTGCGGAAAAATACATTAAAGAAACTCAAGACAAGTTAAAAGAATTAGGGATTGGTGAAATTGCCTCGATTCAAGGTCGATACTATGCGATGGACCGGGATAAGCGTTGGGATCGAGTTGAAAAGTCCTATCGTGCCATGGTTCATGGTGACGGCTTAAAGTACCGTAATGCACTTGATGCTTTGGAAGATTCGTATAAGAATGATATCCATGACGAATTCGTGCTTCCGTCTGTGATGACGAAAGAAGACGGAGAAACGCCGGTTGGTACGATTCAAGATGACGATGCTATCATTTTCTTTAACTTCCGGCCGGATCGCGCAATCCAAATGTCACAAGTGTTTACAAACGCTGAGTTTAGTAATTTCGACCGTGGTAAAAAATTCCCTAATAACGTACACTATGTATGCTTGACGCATTTCAGTGAAACAGTAGATGGATTTGTCGCCTTTGAACCAGCGAATCTCGATAACACATTAGGAGAAGTCGTTTCAAAAGCAGGACTCACGCAGCTGCGTATTTCAGAAACAGAAAAATATCCCCACGTTACATTCTTCTTCAGTGGCGGGCGTGAAGAGAAGTTCGAAGGTGAAGAACGAGTTTTGATCGATTCACCGAAAGTGGCTACCTACGACTTGAAGCCGGAAATGAGCGTTTATGAAGTGACGGATGCCCTTGTAGGTGAAATTGAGCAAGACAAGCATGATATGATTATTTTAAACTACGCTAACCCGGACATGGTTGGGCATTCCGGAAAAATGGATCCGACGGTCAAAGCCATTGAAGCTGTTGACGAATGTTTAGGACGAGTGGTGAATAAAATCGTCGAAAAAGGTGGTCATGCAATAATTACAGCAGACCATGGGAACTCAGATGAAATTGAGACGATGGAAGGCAAGCCAATGACAGCCCACACTACGAACCCTGTACCTGTGATTGTAACAGATAAAGACGTTCAAATCCGTGAAGACGGCATTCTTGGGGATTTAGCTCCAACAATGCTTCAACTTTTAGGTGTTGACCAGCCAAAAGAAATGACAGGCAAATCATTGATTAAAGACTAA
- the tpiA gene encoding triose-phosphate isomerase, translating into MRKPIIAGNWKMNKTKQEAVDFVQEVKGLIPSKESVDAVVCSPALFLDALTKEVEGSDLKIGAQNMHFEENGAFTGEVSPVALRDIGVEYVIIGHSERRDMFGETDESVNHKVHAAFTHNLTPIVCVGESLQEKEADKTADVVTTQVKKGLEGLSEEQVKQTVIAYEPIWAIGTGKTASADDANETCGVIRSVVKSTFSEEAANAVRIQYGGSVKPANIEELLGKSDIDGALVGGASVDPQSFLQLVEAGNE; encoded by the coding sequence ATGCGCAAACCAATTATTGCAGGAAACTGGAAAATGAATAAAACGAAGCAAGAGGCAGTTGACTTCGTTCAGGAAGTTAAAGGACTTATCCCTTCCAAGGAATCGGTTGACGCCGTTGTTTGCTCACCTGCGCTCTTTTTAGATGCGTTAACAAAGGAAGTGGAAGGCAGTGACTTAAAGATTGGTGCTCAAAACATGCACTTTGAAGAAAATGGAGCTTTCACTGGCGAAGTTAGTCCGGTTGCATTGAGGGATATCGGAGTTGAGTACGTAATCATCGGTCATTCTGAACGACGTGACATGTTCGGTGAAACTGACGAGAGCGTCAATCACAAAGTACACGCTGCATTTACCCACAATTTAACACCTATCGTTTGTGTTGGTGAGTCGCTTCAAGAAAAAGAAGCAGATAAAACAGCAGATGTCGTGACAACTCAAGTTAAAAAAGGCCTCGAAGGTCTTTCTGAAGAGCAAGTGAAACAAACCGTTATCGCTTATGAACCCATTTGGGCAATCGGAACTGGAAAAACCGCTTCTGCTGATGATGCGAACGAGACGTGCGGTGTCATTCGTAGCGTAGTGAAATCGACATTTTCAGAAGAGGCAGCGAATGCTGTCCGTATTCAATACGGTGGAAGCGTCAAACCTGCAAACATTGAGGAGCTATTAGGTAAGTCTGATATTGATGGTGCTCTTGTCGGTGGTGCGAGCGTTGATCCTCAATCCTTTTTACAGCTAGTGGAGGCAGGAAATGAGTAA
- a CDS encoding phosphoglycerate kinase yields MNKKTIRDFELKGKRVFCRVDFNVPMKDGEVTDDTRIRAALPTIQNLSEKGAKVILASHLGRPKGEVVEELRLDPVAKRLSDLLGKEVLKTDEVYGEEPKKAIEQLDESEIVLLENVRFEAGEEKNDENLSKEFAELADVYVNDAFGAAHRAHASTEGIAHHLPAAAGLLMEKELDVLGKALSEPERPFTAIIGGAKVKDKIGVIDNLLDKVDNLIIGGGLAYTFIKARGYEIGKSLLEEDKLDLAKQFMEKAEKNGVKLYMPEDIVVADDFGEQANTKVVAIDSIPCDWEGLDIGPKTRETFREVISSSKLAIWNGPMGVFELELFANGTKAVGDALAKSEGTYTVIGGGDSAAAVEKFGMADSMDHISTGGGASLEFMEGKELPGVVALNDK; encoded by the coding sequence ATGAACAAAAAAACAATTCGTGACTTCGAACTAAAAGGGAAACGAGTATTTTGTCGAGTTGACTTCAACGTTCCTATGAAAGACGGTGAAGTTACTGATGACACTCGTATTCGTGCAGCGTTACCGACCATACAAAACCTTTCTGAAAAAGGTGCTAAAGTCATTTTAGCAAGCCACTTAGGCCGTCCTAAAGGTGAAGTCGTTGAAGAGCTTCGGTTAGATCCAGTAGCCAAGCGTTTGTCTGATTTACTTGGCAAAGAAGTACTTAAAACGGATGAGGTTTATGGTGAAGAGCCGAAAAAAGCGATTGAACAACTTGACGAAAGTGAAATTGTTCTTCTTGAGAACGTCCGCTTCGAGGCAGGCGAAGAGAAAAATGATGAAAATCTATCCAAAGAATTTGCTGAGCTTGCAGACGTTTACGTAAACGATGCATTTGGTGCAGCTCACCGTGCTCATGCTTCTACTGAAGGTATCGCTCATCATTTACCGGCTGCTGCAGGTTTATTAATGGAAAAAGAGCTCGATGTATTAGGAAAAGCTCTTTCCGAACCAGAGCGACCATTTACAGCGATCATTGGTGGAGCAAAAGTAAAGGACAAAATCGGAGTTATCGATAACTTATTAGATAAAGTAGATAACTTGATTATCGGTGGCGGACTTGCTTATACATTCATTAAAGCTCGCGGCTATGAGATTGGCAAATCACTTCTTGAAGAAGATAAGCTTGATTTGGCAAAACAGTTCATGGAGAAAGCCGAAAAGAATGGTGTCAAGCTTTATATGCCGGAAGACATTGTAGTAGCTGATGATTTTGGTGAACAAGCCAACACAAAAGTCGTTGCAATCGATAGCATCCCGTGCGATTGGGAAGGCTTAGATATCGGTCCAAAAACAAGAGAAACCTTCCGCGAAGTCATTTCCTCTTCTAAACTTGCGATCTGGAACGGTCCGATGGGGGTTTTCGAACTTGAACTGTTCGCTAATGGGACGAAAGCTGTTGGAGATGCTTTGGCAAAATCTGAAGGCACTTACACAGTAATCGGTGGAGGTGACTCTGCTGCTGCTGTTGAGAAATTTGGAATGGCTGACAGCATGGACCATATTTCTACAGGAGGCGGAGCTTCTTTAGAGTTTATGGAAGGTAAAGAGCTTCCTGGTGTTGTAGCGTTAAACGATAAATAA
- the gap gene encoding type I glyceraldehyde-3-phosphate dehydrogenase, whose protein sequence is MATKIGINGFGRIGRNVFRAALNNSEVEVVAVNDLTDADMLAHLLQYDSIHGKLDVTVEVKGDNLVVDGKEIKVLAERDPAKLGWGDLGVQVVVESTGRFTQRADAAKHIEAGAKKVIISAPAKEEDITVVMGVNEDSYDASNHHVISNASCTTNCLAPFAKVLNDKFGIRRGMMTTVHSYTNDQQILDLPHKDYRRARAAAENIIPTTTGAAKAVALVLPELDGKLNGGAMRVPTPNVSLVDLVAELDKDVTAEEVNAALQEAAEGELNGVLGYSEEPLVSGDYNGNPESSTIDALSTMVMEGNMVKVISWYDNEWGYSNRVVDLVDYIAKKGL, encoded by the coding sequence ATGGCAACAAAAATTGGTATTAATGGATTTGGACGTATCGGACGTAACGTTTTCCGAGCAGCATTAAACAACTCTGAAGTGGAAGTTGTTGCAGTAAATGACTTAACAGATGCTGATATGCTTGCACACCTACTACAGTACGACTCTATACACGGGAAATTAGATGTAACAGTTGAAGTAAAAGGTGACAACCTAGTAGTAGATGGCAAAGAAATCAAAGTACTTGCTGAACGTGATCCTGCAAAATTAGGTTGGGGAGACCTAGGAGTTCAAGTGGTAGTTGAATCTACTGGCCGCTTCACTCAACGTGCCGATGCTGCGAAACATATCGAAGCTGGCGCGAAAAAAGTGATCATTTCTGCTCCTGCTAAAGAAGAAGATATTACAGTGGTTATGGGTGTAAATGAGGACAGCTACGATGCTAGCAACCATCACGTAATCTCTAACGCTTCATGTACAACGAACTGTCTAGCACCATTTGCAAAAGTCTTGAATGACAAGTTCGGAATCCGTCGAGGAATGATGACAACTGTTCACTCTTACACGAATGACCAGCAAATTCTTGACTTACCTCACAAAGATTACCGTCGTGCGCGTGCTGCAGCAGAAAACATCATTCCAACAACAACAGGAGCTGCAAAAGCGGTTGCTTTAGTCCTTCCTGAGCTTGACGGAAAGCTAAACGGTGGCGCTATGCGAGTTCCAACGCCAAACGTATCTTTAGTAGACCTTGTTGCTGAGCTTGACAAAGACGTAACGGCTGAAGAAGTAAACGCAGCTCTTCAAGAAGCAGCTGAAGGCGAGTTGAACGGTGTACTTGGATACAGCGAAGAGCCACTTGTATCAGGTGATTACAACGGAAATCCTGAGTCTTCTACAATCGATGCTTTATCTACAATGGTTATGGAAGGCAATATGGTTAAAGTCATCTCTTGGTACGACAATGAGTGGGGCTATTCTAATCGTGTTGTAGACCTTGTTGACTATATCGCTAAAAAAGGTCTATAA
- a CDS encoding sugar-binding transcriptional regulator: protein MNRLLDIQKKLLPDLVETMGMRYRILRFVRLMQPIGRRSLATSLEMSERILRSEVTFLKEQGLIDVAASGMTLTEEGYNLLVQLEEVMKETFDLKTIERKLKEQLHLQDVIIVPGDSDEFPWVKKEMGRAAVSLMKKRLAKKGNIIAVTGGTSISSVADMMTPDGEMENALFVPARGGLGEQVENQANTICAEMARKASGEYRLLHVPDQLSKESYASLVEEPSVREILNLIRSATIVVHGIGEAKTMAERRQSSQEIVEKLLQKQAVAEAFGYYFDQRGDIIHKVLTIGLQLEDLTSIPYVIAVAGGASKGHAIQAYLKQGPSQVLVTDEGAAKAMLDEMDV, encoded by the coding sequence AAAAAATTGCTTCCTGATCTCGTAGAAACGATGGGAATGCGTTATCGTATTCTCCGCTTTGTCCGGCTCATGCAGCCAATCGGAAGAAGAAGTCTCGCAACTAGCCTGGAAATGTCAGAACGGATTCTTCGCAGTGAAGTGACTTTTTTAAAAGAGCAAGGGTTAATTGATGTTGCGGCGTCGGGAATGACACTCACAGAAGAAGGGTACAATTTACTTGTTCAATTAGAAGAAGTGATGAAAGAAACCTTTGACTTAAAAACAATCGAACGGAAATTGAAGGAGCAACTTCACCTTCAAGACGTGATAATCGTACCTGGAGACAGCGATGAATTTCCGTGGGTAAAAAAAGAGATGGGCCGTGCTGCAGTTTCTCTTATGAAGAAAAGGCTTGCTAAAAAAGGAAACATCATTGCCGTTACTGGCGGTACGTCGATCTCATCAGTTGCAGATATGATGACACCTGATGGCGAGATGGAAAACGCTTTGTTTGTTCCTGCTAGAGGAGGACTTGGCGAACAGGTTGAAAATCAAGCAAATACGATCTGTGCTGAGATGGCGAGAAAAGCGTCCGGTGAGTACCGATTGCTTCACGTACCTGATCAATTAAGTAAGGAATCGTATGCGTCTCTCGTAGAAGAGCCTTCTGTTCGAGAGATTTTAAACTTGATTCGCTCAGCTACCATTGTTGTTCATGGCATTGGTGAAGCGAAGACAATGGCTGAGCGCAGACAATCATCACAGGAAATTGTTGAAAAACTTCTTCAAAAGCAAGCAGTAGCCGAAGCCTTTGGTTATTATTTTGATCAGAGGGGGGATATTATTCATAAAGTCCTTACAATTGGTCTGCAGCTAGAAGATTTAACGTCTATTCCGTATGTGATTGCCGTTGCAGGAGGAGCGTCTAAAGGGCATGCTATTCAAGCTTATTTGAAACAGGGGCCGAGCCAGGTTCTTGTGACGGATGAAGGGGCTGCAAAAGCGATGCTCGATGAAATGGACGTTTAA